In uncultured Bacteroides sp., one genomic interval encodes:
- a CDS encoding riboflavin synthase, whose translation MFSGIIEEYAEVVAVVKDRENLHITMKCSFVNELKIDQSVSHNGVCLTVVSKTDDTYTVTAMKETIDRSNIGLFKTGDKVNVERSMMMNGRLDGHIVQGHVDQTATCVAVEEVGGSWTYTFKYAFDKEMAKRGYITVDKGSVTVNGVSLTVCNPTEDTFQVNIIPYTYEYTNFHTFEVGTIVNLEFDIIGKYISRMIQYK comes from the coding sequence ATGTTTTCAGGAATCATTGAAGAATATGCAGAAGTAGTTGCTGTGGTTAAAGACCGCGAGAACCTACACATTACAATGAAGTGCTCGTTCGTTAACGAACTTAAAATAGACCAAAGCGTGTCTCACAACGGGGTTTGCCTTACTGTAGTAAGCAAAACGGATGATACATATACTGTAACTGCCATGAAGGAAACCATTGACCGTTCAAACATCGGACTGTTTAAAACGGGCGATAAGGTTAATGTGGAAAGAAGTATGATGATGAACGGACGTCTTGACGGACATATTGTTCAGGGACACGTGGATCAAACTGCAACTTGTGTGGCTGTTGAAGAAGTTGGTGGAAGCTGGACTTACACTTTTAAGTATGCTTTCGATAAGGAAATGGCAAAGCGTGGCTATATCACGGTAGATAAAGGTTCGGTTACGGTGAATGGTGTGAGCCTCACGGTTTGTAATCCTACAGAAGATACTTTCCAGGTAAACATCATTCCTTATACTTACGAATATACTAACTTCCATACTTTTGAGGTTGGCACAATCGTTAATCTGGAGTTCGATATTATAGGAAAATATATCAGCCGGATGATTCAATACAAGTAA
- a CDS encoding sodium:solute symporter — protein sequence MNSYYILLTIALYFGILLIIARITGRKGGSNAAFFKGENKSPWYIVSFGMIGASISGVTFVSVPGMVRGIDMTYMQTVFGFFFGYLIVAHVLLPLYYKLNLTSIYTYLGTRIGNRAYKTGASFFLLSRLVGAAAKLYLVCLILYTYVFQHWNVPFWSIAAVTVFLIWLYTKKSGIKTIIWTDTVLTFCLLAALVLIIIETAQILHLDFGGVVSTIQHNEHFRIFEFNDWQSRQNFFKQFFSGIFIVIVMTGLDQDMMQKNLSCKNLKEAQKNMYCYGFSFIPVNFLFLCLGILLLVLGQSMNLTLPALADDILPMFAAQGYLGPSVLILFSIGIIAASFSSSDSALTSLTTSFCVDILGIGKESEEIATKKRRRVHFGMSVALVLVIIIFQIVNNKSVIDAIYTIASYTYGPLLGLFAFGLFTRLQPRDKYVPYVAVASPVICYTISSLVEEHTGYKFGYEMLMFNGALTFAGLLLISQKNKLKQEIWKS from the coding sequence ATGAACAGTTACTATATATTACTAACCATAGCTCTTTATTTCGGGATTCTCTTGATTATAGCCCGCATCACGGGACGAAAAGGAGGAAGCAACGCGGCTTTCTTTAAAGGAGAAAACAAATCGCCCTGGTATATAGTATCATTTGGAATGATAGGAGCTTCTATTTCGGGGGTTACTTTTGTTTCTGTTCCCGGAATGGTTCGGGGTATTGATATGACTTACATGCAAACGGTTTTCGGTTTCTTTTTTGGTTACCTGATCGTTGCGCATGTGCTCCTTCCTCTTTACTACAAACTGAATCTTACCAGCATATACACTTATTTAGGCACACGCATAGGTAACAGAGCTTATAAAACAGGAGCTTCATTCTTTTTGCTTTCCCGTTTAGTTGGCGCTGCAGCAAAACTGTACTTGGTTTGCCTGATACTTTATACGTATGTTTTTCAGCACTGGAACGTTCCTTTCTGGAGCATTGCCGCTGTGACTGTTTTTCTAATCTGGCTTTACACGAAGAAAAGCGGGATTAAAACAATTATTTGGACTGATACCGTACTTACTTTTTGCCTGCTGGCTGCATTGGTACTGATTATTATTGAGACAGCACAGATATTGCATCTCGATTTCGGTGGTGTGGTATCTACCATTCAGCATAACGAGCATTTCCGGATATTCGAGTTTAACGACTGGCAATCAAGGCAGAACTTCTTTAAACAGTTCTTTAGCGGAATATTTATCGTTATTGTAATGACCGGGCTCGACCAGGATATGATGCAGAAGAACTTAAGTTGTAAGAATCTAAAAGAGGCTCAGAAGAATATGTATTGCTACGGATTCTCATTTATTCCGGTAAACTTTCTGTTTCTCTGCCTGGGCATCTTGTTACTGGTGCTAGGACAAAGCATGAATCTTACTCTTCCCGCACTGGCCGATGATATTCTTCCTATGTTTGCCGCGCAAGGATATCTGGGACCATCGGTACTTATTCTTTTTTCTATTGGAATAATTGCAGCTTCCTTCAGCAGTTCGGATTCTGCACTGACCTCACTTACCACCAGTTTCTGCGTAGATATTTTAGGAATAGGTAAAGAGAGCGAAGAGATAGCTACCAAAAAACGCCGACGCGTGCACTTTGGAATGTCTGTTGCACTGGTATTGGTTATCATCATATTCCAGATAGTTAATAATAAAAGCGTAATTGATGCCATTTACACTATAGCATCATACACATACGGCCCGTTGCTTGGTTTGTTTGCCTTCGGATTATTTACCCGCCTGCAACCACGTGATAAATATGTACCTTATGTAGCGGTGGCATCGCCCGTGATTTGTTACACAATTAGTTCTTTAGTAGAAGAACACACAGGATATAAGTTCGGTTATGAGATGTTGATGTTCAATGGAGCACTGACTTTTGCCGGACTACTTTTAATCTCACAGAAAAATAAATTAAAACAAGAAATATGGAAATCTTAA
- a CDS encoding DUF4923 family protein yields MKRNSFLITLVLGMLFLPGALKAQSSFSLGDILNNKTLNGIAEAVTGTSSASAIDITGTWKYKGSACALESDNIVKKAGASIATSTLEKKLDTKFASVGIKSGACSFTFSNDSTFVTKVGKKSYSGTYSYNKSNGTLVLTYLQLMNLNAAVKTNGNNVSLLFDANKFVKLVTYLSKTSSKTSIKTLAALLNSYEGAKVGFKLEK; encoded by the coding sequence ATGAAACGTAACAGTTTTCTTATAACACTCGTATTGGGAATGTTATTTTTACCAGGAGCATTGAAGGCTCAGTCATCATTTTCATTGGGTGACATCCTAAACAATAAAACACTTAACGGTATTGCAGAAGCGGTAACCGGAACTTCATCGGCATCTGCTATTGATATTACCGGTACATGGAAATATAAAGGTTCGGCTTGCGCTTTGGAAAGTGATAATATTGTTAAGAAGGCAGGAGCTTCTATTGCAACTTCTACTCTCGAAAAGAAACTCGATACTAAGTTTGCGAGTGTAGGTATAAAGAGTGGCGCATGTAGTTTTACATTCAGCAACGACAGCACGTTCGTTACTAAAGTTGGGAAAAAGAGCTATTCGGGTACTTACTCTTACAATAAGAGCAACGGCACATTAGTTCTGACTTACCTTCAACTGATGAATCTTAATGCAGCTGTAAAGACTAATGGCAATAATGTTTCTCTTCTTTTTGATGCAAATAAGTTTGTAAAGCTCGTTACTTATTTAAGTAAAACCAGCTCAAAAACCAGTATTAAAACACTTGCAGCCTTACTTAATTCATACGAAGGAGCAAAAGTTGGATTTAAACTAGAGAAATAA
- a CDS encoding DUF4492 domain-containing protein, which produces MVKRNFIVRIFYFYLEGFRSMTLGKTLWAIIIIKLFILFFILKWFFFPNFLGKQKTEEQKQNYVGNELINRARP; this is translated from the coding sequence ATGGTTAAAAGAAATTTTATAGTTCGCATTTTTTACTTTTATTTAGAGGGTTTTCGCTCTATGACTTTAGGAAAAACTTTGTGGGCGATTATAATAATCAAGCTTTTCATCTTGTTTTTTATTTTAAAATGGTTTTTCTTTCCAAACTTTCTTGGGAAGCAAAAAACAGAAGAGCAGAAACAAAATTATGTAGGAAATGAATTAATAAATAGGGCACGACCTTAA
- the yihA gene encoding ribosome biogenesis GTP-binding protein YihA/YsxC — protein sequence MEILSAEFVISNAEASKCPDSNLPEYAFIGRSNVGKSSLINMLTKRKGLAMTSATPGKTMLINHFIVNDNWYLVDLPGYGYARRGKAGQEGIRTLIEDYILEREQMTNLFLLIDSRLEPQKIDLEFMEWLGESGVPFAIIFTKADKMTSGKLKDNINRYLKKLQDQWEELPPYFISSSENKLGRMDILDYIENINNSINRK from the coding sequence ATGGAAATCTTAAGCGCAGAGTTCGTAATCAGTAATGCAGAGGCCTCGAAATGCCCTGATAGTAATTTACCCGAATATGCATTTATCGGACGTTCCAACGTGGGAAAATCCAGTTTGATAAATATGCTTACCAAGCGTAAAGGGTTAGCTATGACCTCCGCTACTCCTGGAAAAACAATGTTAATCAACCATTTTATTGTAAATGATAACTGGTATCTGGTCGATCTACCGGGATATGGCTACGCCCGCCGCGGAAAAGCCGGACAAGAAGGTATTCGCACACTTATTGAAGATTATATTCTGGAACGCGAACAGATGACGAATCTTTTTTTATTGATTGACAGCCGACTGGAACCTCAGAAGATTGACTTGGAATTTATGGAATGGCTGGGCGAGAGCGGTGTTCCGTTTGCCATTATCTTTACCAAGGCAGATAAAATGACTTCGGGCAAACTTAAAGATAACATTAACCGTTACCTGAAAAAACTCCAGGATCAGTGGGAAGAATTACCACCTTATTTTATTTCTTCCTCTGAAAATAAACTAGGACGTATGGATATTCTGGATTATATAGAAAACATAAACAACAGTATTAATCGAAAATAA
- a CDS encoding glycosyltransferase family 2 protein → MKLSVVIVNYNVKHFLELCLCSLYRAIDKLPVEVFVVDNASSDGSLEYLIPRFPKVNFIANKENVGFARANNQAITVAKGEYILLLNPDTVLGENTITDCLQYMENNPDVGGAGVKMITGDGSFLPESKRGFPTPMVSLYKLTGISKLFPNSHRFGKYHLRYLDENKCHSVDVLAGAFMFLRKSALEKCGLLDEDFFMYGEDIDLSYRITKAGYKNCYLPFPVIHYKGESTKKDSIKYVRVFYEAMMIFFRKHYPHYSIFFACVVKSGIYLRALLAVLNRISLKLFSYTGKKALSAEPCFLVLGSEEMISEVQELCLRNGLKGKHRYEVANEELYSDGHLDIQRADNEFTHIVYDREAYSLKKIIQLMSTTQGKRVELGIYSVQTGVLVTPQNCYK, encoded by the coding sequence ATGAAACTATCGGTAGTAATAGTGAATTATAACGTAAAACACTTTTTGGAATTGTGTTTGTGCTCGTTATATCGTGCTATTGATAAGCTGCCGGTAGAGGTCTTTGTTGTAGATAATGCTTCTTCGGACGGATCGTTGGAGTATCTTATTCCTCGCTTCCCGAAGGTGAACTTTATAGCAAATAAGGAAAATGTGGGATTTGCCCGTGCAAACAATCAGGCTATTACTGTTGCTAAGGGCGAATATATCTTATTACTCAACCCTGATACGGTTCTTGGAGAGAATACAATAACGGATTGTCTTCAGTATATGGAGAACAATCCGGATGTTGGTGGAGCGGGAGTGAAGATGATTACCGGAGATGGTTCTTTTCTTCCCGAAAGTAAACGAGGCTTTCCTACTCCGATGGTTTCTTTATACAAATTAACCGGAATCAGTAAACTATTTCCTAACTCACATCGTTTTGGAAAGTATCATCTTCGTTATCTTGATGAGAACAAGTGTCATTCGGTAGATGTATTGGCCGGAGCATTTATGTTTCTTCGAAAATCTGCACTCGAAAAGTGTGGACTGCTGGATGAAGATTTTTTTATGTATGGAGAAGACATTGATTTGTCCTACCGCATAACTAAAGCTGGATATAAGAACTGTTATCTTCCTTTTCCTGTTATCCATTATAAAGGGGAGAGTACTAAGAAGGATTCTATTAAATATGTTCGTGTCTTTTATGAGGCCATGATGATATTCTTTCGGAAACATTATCCTCATTATAGTATCTTTTTTGCTTGTGTGGTGAAGAGTGGAATATACCTCCGTGCTTTACTTGCGGTTCTTAATAGAATCTCTTTAAAGCTGTTTAGCTATACCGGGAAAAAAGCTCTTTCTGCGGAACCATGCTTTTTGGTGTTAGGCAGCGAAGAGATGATTTCTGAAGTTCAGGAGCTTTGTCTGAGGAATGGTTTGAAAGGAAAGCATCGCTATGAAGTGGCTAATGAGGAATTGTATTCTGATGGGCATTTAGATATTCAGCGTGCAGATAATGAATTTACCCATATTGTCTATGATAGAGAAGCTTACTCTTTAAAAAAAATAATTCAATTAATGTCAACTACTCAGGGGAAAAGAGTAGAATTGGGTATTTACTCTGTGCAAACCGGAGTATTAGTAACCCCTCAAAACTGTTATAAATGA
- the recR gene encoding recombination mediator RecR produces MNQQYPSALLEKAVGEFAKLPGIGKKTAMRLVLHLLRQESSVVEAFGNAIVTLKREVKYCKVCHNISDTDTCQLCSNPLRDASTVCVVENIRDVMAVEATQQFKGLYHVLGGVISPMDGVGPSDLQIESLVKRVEEGTVKEVILALSSTMEGDTTNFYIFRKLAKANVKLSVIARGISIGDELEYTDEVTLGRSIVNRTTFTGTV; encoded by the coding sequence ATGAATCAACAATATCCATCGGCTTTGCTTGAAAAAGCAGTAGGGGAGTTCGCTAAATTACCGGGTATAGGCAAGAAAACAGCTATGAGGCTGGTTCTTCACCTTTTGCGTCAGGAATCGTCGGTAGTCGAGGCCTTTGGCAATGCCATTGTTACGCTGAAAAGAGAGGTGAAGTATTGCAAAGTGTGTCACAATATTTCGGATACTGATACCTGTCAGCTTTGTTCCAATCCGCTCAGAGATGCTTCCACAGTTTGTGTAGTGGAGAATATTCGCGATGTGATGGCTGTTGAGGCTACCCAGCAATTTAAAGGATTATATCATGTGTTGGGTGGGGTAATATCGCCCATGGATGGAGTAGGGCCGAGTGATTTACAGATAGAAAGCCTGGTGAAACGAGTTGAAGAGGGAACTGTAAAAGAGGTGATTCTTGCGCTGAGCTCTACAATGGAAGGAGATACAACAAACTTTTATATATTCCGGAAGCTGGCAAAGGCAAACGTTAAACTGAGTGTCATTGCAAGAGGTATCTCCATTGGCGATGAACTGGAATACACTGACGAAGTAACGTTGGGTCGCTCTATTGTAAACCGTACAACATTTACAGGAACAGTCTAA
- the cydB gene encoding cytochrome d ubiquinol oxidase subunit II has protein sequence MNTTYIFLQQYWWFIISLLGALLVFLLFVQGGNSLLFQVAKTDEQRKLLVNSTGRKWEFTFTTLVTFGGAFFASFPLFYSTSFGGAYWLWMIILFSFILQAVSYEFQSKAGNLLGKKTYQIFLVINGVVGPVLLGGAVATFFTGSNFYINKDNMADQLMPVISSWANGSHGLDALLNLWNVCLGLAVFFLARVLGLLYFTNNIDDKELNPRFHKALLPNALLFLVFFLAFAVYVLLKDGFAVNPQTRMIVMEPHKYLTNFIEMPAVLISFLAGVVLVLFGIIKSFFDSKFKSGIWFTGIGTVLTVLALFLCAGLNNTAYYPSNADLQSSLTLANSSSSLFTLKTMAFVSILVPFVVAYIFYAWRAIDNKKIDSQELKKEDHSY, from the coding sequence ATGAATACAACTTATATATTTTTACAGCAATATTGGTGGTTTATCATCTCTCTTTTGGGAGCGTTGCTGGTCTTTCTGCTTTTTGTTCAGGGAGGAAATTCGTTACTCTTTCAAGTTGCTAAAACGGATGAACAACGAAAGCTACTGGTAAATTCAACCGGGCGCAAATGGGAGTTTACTTTTACCACACTGGTTACTTTCGGAGGAGCATTCTTTGCTTCGTTTCCTTTATTCTATAGTACCAGCTTTGGCGGAGCCTATTGGTTATGGATGATTATCCTTTTCAGCTTTATATTGCAGGCTGTCTCTTATGAGTTTCAGTCTAAAGCGGGAAACTTACTAGGGAAAAAGACTTATCAGATATTTCTTGTGATAAATGGAGTGGTAGGTCCTGTTCTTTTAGGTGGAGCTGTAGCTACATTCTTCACCGGATCTAACTTTTATATCAATAAAGATAATATGGCCGATCAGCTGATGCCGGTTATCTCATCCTGGGCGAATGGTTCTCACGGACTGGATGCATTACTTAATCTGTGGAATGTATGCCTTGGCTTGGCTGTGTTCTTCCTTGCCCGTGTTTTAGGTTTGCTATATTTTACCAATAATATAGATGATAAGGAATTAAATCCAAGGTTTCATAAGGCGCTACTTCCCAATGCTCTTTTGTTTTTGGTATTCTTCTTGGCTTTTGCTGTTTATGTTTTGCTGAAAGATGGCTTTGCTGTTAATCCGCAAACAAGAATGATTGTGATGGAACCACATAAATACCTGACTAACTTTATTGAGATGCCGGCTGTATTGATCTCTTTTCTTGCAGGGGTTGTTCTGGTTCTTTTTGGAATTATAAAGTCCTTTTTTGACAGTAAATTTAAGAGTGGGATATGGTTTACAGGTATCGGTACAGTATTGACTGTTTTGGCTTTGTTTCTTTGTGCCGGACTGAATAACACAGCTTACTATCCTTCGAATGCCGATTTGCAGAGCTCTCTGACTTTAGCAAATAGTTCTTCGAGTCTTTTCACATTGAAAACTATGGCTTTCGTCTCAATTTTAGTGCCATTCGTCGTAGCATATATATTTTATGCATGGCGTGCTATTGATAATAAGAAGATTGATTCTCAGGAATTGAAAAAAGAAGATCACTCTTATTGA
- a CDS encoding GNAT family protein codes for MKQTFLNNQQIYLRAAEPEDLEVMYEMENDPGSWDVSSFIVPYSRYVLKQYIEDSQCDVFADKQLRLMIVKRDNNQVVGTIDLTDFVPMHGRAGVGIAVKTEFRRQGFARQALELLIRYSFDFLHLRQLYAYVSVENEASHRLFSSCGFAQTGVMKDWLREKDKYEDVFFMQLINLV; via the coding sequence ATGAAGCAAACATTTCTGAACAACCAACAAATATACCTTCGCGCAGCAGAACCCGAAGATCTTGAAGTAATGTATGAGATGGAAAATGATCCGGGATCATGGGATGTGAGTAGTTTTATAGTGCCATATTCACGCTATGTTCTCAAACAATACATTGAGGATTCTCAATGTGATGTTTTTGCCGACAAACAATTGCGACTGATGATAGTTAAGCGTGATAATAATCAGGTGGTAGGCACAATAGACCTGACTGATTTTGTTCCAATGCATGGACGTGCAGGAGTTGGCATTGCTGTGAAAACAGAATTTCGCCGACAAGGGTTTGCCCGCCAGGCATTAGAATTACTAATCAGGTATTCTTTTGATTTTTTACATCTAAGGCAACTATATGCGTATGTGTCTGTGGAAAATGAAGCTAGCCATAGGTTATTCAGCTCTTGTGGCTTTGCTCAGACCGGGGTTATGAAAGACTGGCTTCGGGAAAAAGATAAATACGAAGATGTCTTCTTTATGCAGCTGATCAATTTAGTTTAG
- a CDS encoding cytochrome ubiquinol oxidase subunit I produces MIESIDVSLIDWSRAQFALTAMYHWLFVPLTLGLAVIMAIMETLYYRTGKELWQKTAKFWMKLFGINFAIGVATGIILEFEFGTNWSNYSWFVGDIFGAPLAIEGILAFFMESTFIAVMFFGWNKVSKGFHLASTWLTGIGATLSAWWILVANAWMQNPVGMTFNPDTVRNEMMDFIAVAFSPVALSKFLHSVLSGWILGAIFVVGISAWFLLKKRHHEFAIASMKIGAIVGLVASLLVAWTGDSSAYLVAQTQPMKLAAMEGFYEGQNGAPLVAAGVLNPDKERYNDGIRPFIVDVKMPKILSFLATRDLNAYVPGIKNIIEGGYKLNDGTTAIPAADKIAMGKTAISALGAYRAAMKAGNKEDAMFCRKILKDNIQYFGYGYIKDVNELIPNVTLTFYAFRIMVILGGYFILFFALVLFFAYRKNLAEMKWMHWIAILTIPLGYIAGQAGWVVAEVGRQPWAIQDMLPTSASISKLDVGSVQTTFFIFLFLFTVMLIAEVGIMLKEIKKGPEA; encoded by the coding sequence ATGATAGAAAGTATAGACGTCTCTTTAATTGATTGGTCGAGAGCGCAGTTTGCTCTTACCGCTATGTATCACTGGCTTTTTGTTCCGCTTACACTTGGATTAGCGGTAATTATGGCCATTATGGAAACCTTATATTATAGAACAGGTAAGGAGCTCTGGCAGAAAACTGCTAAGTTTTGGATGAAACTGTTTGGTATCAATTTTGCGATTGGTGTGGCAACCGGCATAATCCTTGAATTTGAATTTGGTACTAATTGGAGTAACTATTCCTGGTTTGTGGGAGATATTTTTGGTGCTCCGCTAGCTATTGAAGGGATATTAGCTTTTTTTATGGAGTCTACCTTTATTGCTGTGATGTTCTTTGGATGGAACAAGGTTAGTAAAGGCTTTCACTTAGCTTCTACCTGGCTTACCGGAATTGGAGCAACTCTTTCTGCCTGGTGGATTCTGGTTGCAAATGCATGGATGCAGAATCCTGTAGGTATGACATTTAATCCGGATACTGTTCGTAATGAAATGATGGATTTCATTGCAGTAGCCTTTTCTCCGGTAGCTCTCAGTAAATTTCTTCATAGTGTACTTTCCGGTTGGATATTGGGAGCAATATTTGTGGTTGGCATCAGTGCGTGGTTTTTATTAAAAAAGCGCCATCACGAATTTGCTATTGCCAGTATGAAAATTGGTGCAATTGTTGGCTTGGTTGCTTCTTTACTTGTTGCCTGGACAGGAGATAGTTCTGCTTATCTGGTGGCACAAACTCAGCCAATGAAGCTGGCGGCTATGGAAGGTTTCTATGAAGGACAAAATGGAGCTCCTCTTGTTGCGGCTGGAGTGCTAAATCCTGATAAGGAAAGATATAATGATGGTATACGACCTTTCATTGTTGATGTAAAAATGCCCAAGATTCTTTCTTTTCTGGCTACCAGAGATTTGAATGCTTATGTTCCCGGCATAAAGAATATTATAGAGGGGGGATATAAATTAAACGATGGAACAACAGCTATCCCTGCTGCTGATAAGATTGCTATGGGTAAAACGGCAATTTCTGCCTTAGGTGCATATCGGGCAGCCATGAAAGCAGGAAATAAAGAAGACGCAATGTTTTGCCGTAAGATACTAAAAGATAATATACAGTACTTCGGATATGGATATATTAAGGATGTGAATGAACTGATTCCTAATGTAACGCTTACGTTCTATGCATTTCGAATTATGGTGATACTGGGCGGCTATTTTATACTATTCTTTGCATTGGTTCTTTTCTTTGCATATAGAAAAAATCTGGCTGAAATGAAATGGATGCATTGGATTGCTATACTTACCATTCCTTTGGGATATATTGCCGGACAAGCGGGATGGGTAGTTGCCGAGGTTGGTCGTCAACCATGGGCTATTCAGGATATGCTTCCTACGTCTGCTTCAATATCCAAGTTGGATGTTGGTTCGGTGCAGACAACCTTCTTTATATTCCTGTTCCTGTTTACTGTGATGCTGATTGCAGAAGTAGGTATTATGCTTAAGGAAATTAAAAAAGGTCCCGAGGCTTGA
- a CDS encoding DNA-deoxyinosine glycosylase, translating to MITCFSPIVDKDTTRIVVGTMPSVDSLRFGEYYGNSRNQFWKILFAVFEGGRVPADYEDKVAAAHRHGIGLWDILASCNREGSLDSNIKEESLNDFPALLKEHPNVKMLIFNGQNSYKYFMKAYGQLPGIEYRVMPSTSPANAMKNFEAKQKEWEVALLP from the coding sequence ATGATTACCTGTTTTTCTCCTATTGTAGATAAGGATACTACCCGTATTGTTGTGGGTACAATGCCTAGTGTAGATTCACTTCGCTTCGGTGAATATTATGGGAACTCCCGAAATCAGTTCTGGAAAATACTTTTTGCTGTTTTTGAAGGCGGACGTGTTCCGGCAGATTACGAAGATAAAGTAGCAGCTGCCCATCGTCATGGTATCGGTTTATGGGATATTCTGGCTTCCTGTAATCGGGAGGGGAGTTTGGATAGTAATATTAAAGAAGAATCGCTCAACGATTTTCCGGCACTGCTTAAAGAACATCCTAACGTGAAGATGCTTATTTTTAACGGGCAGAATAGTTATAAGTACTTCATGAAGGCTTACGGACAACTGCCTGGTATTGAATACCGGGTGATGCCTTCAACCAGTCCGGCTAATGCAATGAAGAATTTTGAGGCCAAACAAAAAGAGTGGGAGGTGGCGCTACTCCCTTAA
- a CDS encoding nitroreductase family protein yields the protein MKDFLELVKARQSDRAYDMTREVEPEKLERVLEAARLAPSACNAQPWKFVAITDKELTKEVGKATAGLGMNKFAKEAPVQILVVEESANFSSLLGGKVKDKLFPLIDVGIAAAHITLAAESEGLGSCILGWFDEKKIKSLTGIPAGKRLLLVITIGYSAKPKRPKLRKEKSKVISFNKY from the coding sequence ATGAAAGACTTTCTGGAATTAGTCAAAGCGCGTCAGAGCGACAGGGCTTATGATATGACGCGCGAGGTTGAGCCCGAAAAACTTGAGCGCGTACTCGAAGCTGCCCGCCTGGCTCCTTCGGCATGTAATGCTCAGCCCTGGAAGTTCGTGGCTATTACTGATAAGGAACTCACTAAAGAGGTGGGGAAAGCTACCGCCGGACTGGGTATGAACAAGTTTGCCAAAGAAGCTCCGGTGCAGATTCTTGTAGTGGAAGAGTCGGCTAATTTCAGTTCTTTGCTGGGTGGAAAAGTGAAAGACAAGCTATTCCCACTCATTGATGTGGGAATAGCTGCTGCGCATATTACGCTGGCTGCTGAAAGTGAAGGGTTGGGATCGTGTATATTGGGCTGGTTCGACGAAAAGAAAATCAAATCACTGACGGGTATTCCGGCCGGAAAGCGCTTGCTACTGGTTATTACCATCGGGTATTCTGCTAAACCCAAAAGACCAAAACTGCGTAAAGAGAAATCTAAAGTTATCTCTTTTAATAAGTACTAG
- a CDS encoding DUF4923 family protein, producing the protein MKRNSILAAILFGMLLFSGSMSAQSLGDILNSSSVNEAVNKVSGTAVTKPASIVGVWKYKGAACSYDSDNAIAKAGAKVITEKVEKQLDAYCSQAGFSTAGSNFIFTAKGTFVNTVGTQKFTGSYTYNKATGALALNYSQLTVSINGSVATESGSTALLFDANKMMNLVSAMSKSTSAEETMKTVSAMLNDCKGVKVGFKIGK; encoded by the coding sequence ATGAAACGTAACAGTATTTTGGCAGCCATATTATTTGGCATGCTATTATTCTCGGGCTCAATGAGCGCACAGTCATTAGGTGACATCCTAAACAGTTCAAGTGTTAACGAAGCGGTTAACAAAGTTAGCGGTACAGCAGTAACCAAACCGGCAAGCATTGTAGGCGTATGGAAATACAAAGGTGCTGCTTGTTCTTACGACAGCGACAATGCCATTGCCAAAGCGGGTGCTAAGGTTATAACAGAAAAGGTTGAAAAGCAACTGGACGCATATTGTTCACAAGCCGGATTTTCGACTGCAGGAAGTAACTTTATCTTCACAGCGAAAGGCACTTTTGTAAATACGGTAGGTACTCAGAAATTTACTGGTAGCTATACCTATAACAAAGCTACAGGTGCGCTGGCACTGAATTACTCTCAGCTTACAGTAAGTATTAACGGAAGCGTTGCCACCGAAAGCGGTTCAACAGCTCTTCTTTTCGACGCAAACAAAATGATGAACCTGGTTTCTGCCATGAGCAAATCTACTTCTGCTGAAGAAACAATGAAGACTGTTTCTGCCATGCTTAACGATTGCAAGGGTGTTAAAGTGGGATTCAAAATTGGTAAATAA